In a genomic window of Chrysemys picta bellii isolate R12L10 chromosome 1, ASM1138683v2, whole genome shotgun sequence:
- the LOC122174638 gene encoding uncharacterized protein LOC122174638 yields MEYKLSGTVSLMMTQHNLLLSSVTILTHNYFKFGDNIYLQTSGTAMGTRMAPQYVNIFMADLEQHFLSSRPLTPLLCLLYMDDIFIIWTHGREALEEFHHDFNSFHPTINLSLDQSTWEVHFLDTTVQISDGHVNITLYRKPTDRYAYLHASSFHPGRTTRSIVYSQALRYNHICSSPSDRDQHLQDLHQAFSKLRYPHKEIKKQINTSRRVPRSLLLQDRPKKETNRTPLAIIYSPQLKPLQRIISDLQPILAHRQPANLKHILTSNHASHHNNSNSGTNPCNKPRCQLCPHIYTSNTITGPNQISYNITGSFTCTSTNVIYAIMCQQCPSAMYIGQTGQSLCKRINGHKSDIRNGNIQKPVGEHFNLPGHTIADVKVAILQQKSFRTRLQRETAELQFICKFDTIRSGLNKD; encoded by the coding sequence atggaatacaagctgtcaggaacagtatccttgatgatgacacagcacaacttgttgctgagctctgtgactatcctcacgcacaattatttcaaatttggtgacaatatatacctccagaccagtggcaccgctatgggcacccgcatggccccacaatatgtcaacatttttatggctgacctggaacaacacttcctcagctctcgtccactcacgccccttctctgcctgctctacatggatgacatcttcatcatctggacccatgggagggaggccctggaagaattccaccatgatttcaacagcttccaccccaccatcaacctcagcctggaccaatctacgtgggaggtccacttcctagacaccacagtacaaataagcgatggccacgttaacatcaccctataccgaaaacccactgaccgctacgcctaccttcatgcttCCAGTTTCCACCCCGGAcgcaccacacgatccatcgtctacagccaagcgctgaggtacaaccacatctgctccagcccctcagacagagaccaacacctacaagatcttcaccaagcattctcaaaactacgatacccacacaaggaaataaagaaacaaatcaacacatccagacgtgtacccagaagcctcctgctacaagacaggcccaaaaaagaaaccaacagaactccactggccatcatctacagtcctcagcttaaacctctccaacgcatcatcagtgatctacaacccatccttgcccacagacaacccgccaaccttaagcatattctcaccagcaaccacgcatcgcaccataacaactctaactcaggaaccaacccatgcaacaaacctcgatgccaactctgcccacatatctacaccagcaacaccatcacagggcctaaccagatcagctacaatatcaccggctcattcacctgcacgtccaccaatgttatatatgccatcatgtgccagcaatgcccctctgctatgtacattggccaaactggacagtcactatgcaagaggataaatggacacaagtcagatatcaggaatggcaatatacaaaaacctgtaggagaacacttcaacctccctggccacacaatagcagatgtaaaggtagccatcttacagcaaaaaagcttcaggaccagactccaaagagaaacagctgagctccagttcatttgcaaatttgacaccatcagatcaggtttaaacaaagactga